Genomic segment of Umezawaea sp. Da 62-37:
GAAGCGCCCGTGCCCCGGCCAGTGCCGACCGAGGTCCTCGTCCGCGTCAAGGCGATCGGGTTGAACCCGCTGGAACCGCGGCTGCGCGAAGGCGAGTTCCCACTGCTCGGCCCGCCGCCGTTCGTCCTTGGCTGGGACATCAGCGGCGTGGTCGAAGAGGCGCTGACCTGGCGGTTCCGGCCCGGCGACGAGGTGTTCGGGATGCCGCTGTTCCCCCGTGCCGCCAACGCGTACGCCGAGTTCGTGGCCGCGCCGGCACTGCACCTGGTGCGCAAGCCCGCGTCGCTCTCGCACGTCGAGGCGTCGGCGTTGCCGGTCGTCGGCCTGACGGCGTGGCAGGGCCTGGTCGACCTCGCGGGCGTGACCGAGGGCGACCGCGTCCTGGTCCACGGCGGTGGCGGCGGGGTCGGCCACGTCGCGATCCAGATCGCGAAGGCGTTCGGAGCGCACGTGATCACGACCGCGAGCGGGAGCAAGCGGGAGTTCGTCGAAGGACTCGGCGCCGACCAGGTGATCGACTACACGGCGGTCGACTTCGCCGAGGCGGTCCGCGACGTCGACGTCGTGCTCGACACGATCGGCGGCGACACCGTCGAGCGGTCGCTCGCCGTGCTCCGCCCGGGAGGCCACCTCGTGACGGCGGTCGCCGAGGACGATCCGGTGCTCATCGCCAAGTTCGAGGCGGCGGGCATGCGCTTCAGCGGCGTCGCGGTCGACCCCGACCCGTTCGCCCTGCGCGGTCTCGTCGACCTCGTCGAACGGGGCGTGCTCCGGGTCCACGTGCAGGAGGTGTTCCCGTTCGACCGCGTCGCCGACGCGCACCGGCTGATCGAGGGCGGCCACCTCCGGGGCAAGGTCGTGCTCACCGTCTGATCCGGCGGGCCACCGTCGGCGGTCCCGGTCCCCGCGGGCGGCCTACTGCTCGGCGGCCACCTCGAAACGACGGTGGCGGATGGCTTTCCGGTAGGTGGCGGCCACCTCCGCGGCGACGCGGTCCCACGAGTAGCGGACCCGCACCCGTTCGGCGCCCGCGAGGGCGTGGGCCCGAGACAGCGCCGGGTCGGCGAGGAGGCCGCGCAGGGCGACGCCGAGCGCCAGCGGCGCGCGCGCCGGGACCAGGACACCGGTGGAACCGTCGACGACGAGGTCGGCCAGCGCGCCCACCGCCGAAGCGACCACGGGAACGCCGCACGCCATGGCCTGCGCCGCGGCGACACCGGAGGGTTCGCGCGACGGCACGCACAGGGCGACGTCGGCCGAGCGCAGCAGCGCGGGCAGGTCCGCCCTTCCCGCCCGGCCGGTGAACCGCACCCGATGGCCGACGCGCAACCTGCGGGCGTGCCCGACCAGGCGGAGCACCTCGGGGTCCTCGTCGGCCGCGTCGGAGCGGATGGGCCCGACGATCAGCAGTTCCGCGTCGGGAACGGCGGCCAGCGCCGTGATCGCGGTGTGGAACCCGCTGTGCGGCGCGACCTCGCCGAGCGCGACCAGTCGCGGCCCGGCCCCGCGGGGAGCGGCGGGCCCTTCGGGGTGGAACAGGTCGGTGTCGACGCCCCACGGCACCAGCGACACCTTCGTGCCCGGCACTCCGAGCCGGACCAGTTCGAACGCCTCGTCCGCCGCCGCGGTGACCACGCGGTCGGCGGCGAGCGCGACGAGGCGCTCCATGTCGGTCCGCCTGCGCACCACCAGCCGCTGGAACTGGCGCTCGGTGTGCCGGAAACCGTGCAGGGACTGGACCAGCGGCGCGTCGGACTCGCTCACGGCCAGCCCGGACATCCAGGAGTGGAGGTGCACCACGTCGGGCGCGCGCTCGGCCCAGGCGCGGTCAAGGAACGCCGCGAACCCGTCGAGGTGGGCGATCAGGGCCGCTCCCGACAGCGGGCTCGGCGGCCCCGCGGGCACCCGGACCACCCTGAACCCGAACGGGTTCTCCTCGGACTCGGGCTGGTCGGGGGTGTGCCTGCGGATGTGGAGCGCGACCTCGTGGCCCTGCCTGCTCAACGCCACCGCGAGTTCGGTGATGTGGGTCGTGTGCTCGAGCGGCTCCGCCTCCCACGACGCGGCGACCAGGTCGATCCGCATCGCCGACGCCCTCACGCGTCGTCGACCACGACGTGCGGCGCGGGTCGGCCCGCGCCGGTTCCCGTCGTGCTGGTGCCCGGTTTCCCCGTGGCGACGCCCACTTCGTCCCGATCACGGGTACGCGGCAGTTCCATGAAGGGCTTTCTCGTAGTCGCGACTCTGGTCTGGGCCAAGAGGACCATGGCCGGATGTCCAACCACGCGGGTATTTCATACCACCGTGGTGAATGCCCCACGGGGAAGAAACACGAGAGGTTCACCCGTAAGTGTGGTGCCGATCGGGTAGGTGCGTGGATCTCCACGGAAGCGGACGAGGTGGTCGAACGCGGGTCGCCTGCGTTGCGGCGATGCGGAGCGCTCCCACCACAGCGGCCATGCCGGAGGTGGTGCGCGCTCGGACCGCGGCGCACGCCCTAGCCGGTCGGGGTCGTGCCGTAGCTCTCGGAGTAGTAGTCGCCGAGCCGCTGCCGGTAGGTGTCGCCATCGGCGTCCGGGTCGTACTCGGGAGCGGACTTGACCTGCTCCTTGGTCCGGTCGACGTGCACCCGGCGCTCCTCGTGGTCGACGTGGCTCACGGTGCCGACCGGGAGGACGACCTTGTGCCCGAAGATCCACGGGCCGGTGTCGACCAGCGGGCAGTCCGACGGGACCTTCGCGTTCTCCTGGTCGATCGAGCCGATCGAACCGTCGGTGGCCTCGACGCGGTAGCCGGTGAGGCCCGTGTCGGGTCGTTCGTCGGTGGGCGTGGCGTCGGTGGGCGTGGCGTCGGCGGGGCCGGTCGGGTAGGGCGAGAGCCACGAGTTGTCCCGCCAGTCCCACGGGACGAAGGGGATGATCGGTTGCATCCGGACCTCCTGGTTCGAGCGGGTCAGTGACCCGAGGGCGTTCGCGTCACGACCGGAACAGCCGGAAGAGCAGCCCCAGCACGACGGCGATGGCCACGACCTTCAGCGCCGAGCGCGCCATCACCAGGCGGGCCACGTCGGTCTGGGTGTCGATCGCCGTCGCGTCGGTCGGCTTGTCCTGTCCTGCCATGAGTCCCTCCAAGGTCGTTCGTACCCATCGGGGTTGGCGTTGTGGACCACCGGTAAACCCGTGCGGCCGGACCGGAAGCCGTCATCGGCTCGCGTGGCGGTTGGTCGGCGCGGCGGGGGTCCTCGCCTTCCGGTAGGTGGCCACCGCCTCGGTCGTGACGCGGTCCCAGGAGTAGCGGGTCCGGGCGCGGTCGACGCTGGTGATCGCGTGGACATCGCGCCCCATCGGGTCGTCGAGCAGGCCGCGGAGCGCCTGGCCGAGCGCGGGCGCGTCGCCAGGGGGGACGAGGAGCCCGGTGACGTCCTCGACGACGATGTCGGGCAGGGCGTCCACCCGCGAGGCGATCAGCGGGACCCCGCAGGCCATGGCCTGGAGCGCGCTGCCGCCCCCCGGATCCCGCCACGGCACGCGGAGCGCCACGTCGGCGGAGCGCAGCAGCGCGGCCAGGGTCCTGCGGCTGACCTGACCGGTGAACCGCACCCGGTCGTCCACGCCGTGTGCGCGGGCGTGCCGGATGAGGCTGGTGACCTCCGGGTCCTCACGGGGGAGGGCGGACCGGATCGGTCCGACGACCAGCAGTTCGGCGCCGGGTGCGGCGGTCAGCGCCTCGATCGCGGCGCGGAACCCGCTGCGTGGTGCCACCTCCCCCAGTGCGACCACGCGGTGCACGGCGCCGCGCGGAGCGGCCGGGCCGTGCGGGCTGAACAGGTCGGTGTCCACGCCCCAGGGCACCAGCGTCATCCGCGCTCGGGGCACCCCGGCGCGCACCAGTCCGGCCACCTCGTGGCTGCTCGTGGTGATGACGTGGTGGGCGGACAGGGCGGTGAGCAGTTCCAGGTCCCTGACCTTGCTCGTGGACGCGCTGTCGGCGTCCTGAACGGTCTTGAGCCCGTGGAAGGACTGGACCAGGGTGGCCTCGCAGGCGCGCACGGCGAGTCCCGAGGTCCAGGAGTGCAGGTGCACCACGTCGGGGGCGTGCTCCGCCCACCGGCGGTCCAGCCGGGCGGCGAACTCGTCGAGGTGGGGGAGGAGCGCCGCCCGGTTGAGGGTGGTGGGCGGTCCCGCGGCCACCCGCACGAGGTCGTAGCCCATCCGCGTCCGTTCGGCGTCGGGCAGGTCGCCGGACGTGCGCCGGATCAGGAGGACGACCCGGTGGCCCTGGCGGCTCAACGCGGCCGAGAGGTCGGCGATGTGCGCCCGGAAGTCGGCGGGCTCGGTCTCCCACGCCGCGGCCACCACGTCGATCCGCAGGCCGGGGGCGTTCGCGCCGGTCGTCAGCACGGCCGCTGTGTGGTCCGCGGAGGCGCGGCCCTCCAGGGCGCTGCGCAGCCTCTCCGCCGTCACCGCCGGGGACTTGGCCACGACGTGCAGGACCGAGTCCAGGTCGCAGATCCGCAGCGTGCGCCGGGCGAACTCCGCGGGCGCCACCACCCACAGCGGAACCCCGAGTGCCTCGCAGGTCCGATGGGCGTGGAGCAGCACCGCTACTCCGGCGGCCGCGATGAAGCCGACCCCGGTCAGGTCGACCACCACGGCGCGCGCGGTGCCGAGGAGCCGCTGGGCCTCCTCCACGTGCTCCGCGAGCAGTCCCGCCGTGGTCATGTCGAGTTCTCCCGCCACGGTGACCACGACGGCGTTCGACCTCGTCGACAGGTCCACGTGCAAAAGTTGCTTCATGGGGAAGCTTTCTCGTCGTTTCGACCTGGGGGTCAAGTCCACCGCTGATCGGACAACGGCTGGCTTCTCAACCGTTTGCACTCCGTCCTATCACCGGTGTCGAAAACCTGAGGAGGCAAAAGAGGTTGTTCACCCGTTCGGCGGTATTGGGCCTGCGGTCGGCGACGAGGCGTCCGACCCGGCGCGTGCCGGACGATCACTCGGCGACGTGGTGGTCGGGGTTGGCGACACCCCTGCGGGGGAACCACTCCGGTGAGTTCGAAGGGGTTGAGGCGGATGGCGTTGGAACCACGCGACCTCGTGGTCGTGGGCGCGTCGGCGGGCGGTGTCGAGGCGTTGCGCGGTTTCGTGGCGGGTCTTCCGGCCGATCTGCCCGCGGCTGTCGTGGTCGTGCTGCACCTGCCCGCGGGCGGGACCAGCGCGCTGCCCGCGATCCTCGGTCGCAGCGGCCCGCTGCCCGCGGTGAGCGCGCGGCAGGGCATGGCGCTGGAGCGCGGTCGGATCCACGTGGCGCCTCCCGACCACCACGTGCTGGTGCGGGACGGGACCCTGGTGCTGTCGCACGGGCCGACGGAGAACGGGCACCGGCCCGCTGTGGACGCCCTGTTCCGGTCCGCCGCGGTCGCCGGGGGGCCACGGGTGATCGGCGTCGTGCTGTCGGGCGCCCTCGACGACGGCACCGCGGGCATGGTCGCCATCGCCACGCGCGGCGGGGTGACGATGGTCCAGGACCTCGACGACGCCCTTTACCAGGGGATGCCGGGAAGCGTGGTGAAGCACGTGCGGGTGGACCAGGTGCTGCCCGCGGGAAGCCTGGGGGACGCCGTGCGGCGCTACGCCGGTGAACCGGTGGAAACGGCGAACGTGCCCGCACCGTCCGCGCTGCTCCGTTTGGAGACGCGGTTCGCGGCGCAGCAGACTGTCGAGGTGGAGAAGATGGGCGAACCGTCGGGTTTCAGCTGTCCCGACTGCGCGGGCACGCTGCTGGACGTGGACGCCGAGCGCACGCGGTTCCGCTGCCGGGTGGGGCACGCGTGGACGGCGGACGCCCTGCTGGACGCGCAAGCGGGCACACTGGAGCGTGCGCTGTGGACGGCCCTGCGCACGCTGGAGGAAAAAGTGAGCTTGGCTCGCAAAATGGGGGCGGACGCCCGGAACAGGGGTAGTGGGAAGCTCGCGGAGCGGTACGAGCGGACCGAGGAGGAGGCCTCGCACGCCGCCGACGTGCTGAGGGGTTACCTGTTGTCCGACGCGGTCGACGAGCAGGCCCGCGCGGAACGCCCTTCGTGATCACCCTGGGGCTCACGTCGGAGGAGGGCGCGACCGTGGTGGGGGCCACGGGCAGGCTGGACCTGTCGAGCTACGCGGAGTTCCGCGACCGGCTGCTGAAGTGCGCGGTCGACGAGCCGACGGCGATCGTCGTGCACCTGCTCGACGGGTTCGAGGCCCTCGGAACCTCCGAGCTGAGCGTGTTCACGACGGTGTGGATGCGGGTGTCGGAGTGGCCCGGCGTGCCGGTCATGATCGTCGCGGACGAGGGGTTGCGGGAGACCCTGCGACGCGGCGGCATCGCCCGGTTCGTACCGCAGTTCCCGACCGTGCGGCTGGCCCTGGACGCGGTCGTCGAGCCCCGGACCCGACGCAGGCACGAGGTGCGGCTGCCCTTCTCCACCGCCTCGGCGCGGCTCGCGCGCGCGTTCCTGCGCGACACCTGCTCCCGCTGGAACCTGGAGCGGGTGGCGGACGACGCGGCGCTCGTGGTGAGCGAACTGGTGGAGAACGCCGTGAAGCACACCGGCTCCGCGCCGTCGTTGAGGCTCGAACTCCGGCCGGGGCAGTTCGCCATCGCGGTGTACGACGACGGCCCCAAACTCCCGGAGCTGCGCCGGGGGACCTCCGGCGGGAGGGGGATGACCGTGGTGGAAGCGCTGAGCAAGGCCTGGGGCGTGTCGGTGAGCGCACGCGGCGGCAAGGTCGTCTGGGCGGTGCTCCCGTTGGCGGAAGGGGCTTCGACCGGCGGGTAGCGTTACCCGCTGTGACGGGTCGCCAGCCAGGGTCGGACAGTGCTTTCGAAGAGGTGCTCGCGTACCTGAAGGAATCGAGGGGTTTCGACTTCACGGGGT
This window contains:
- a CDS encoding glycosyltransferase, which translates into the protein MRASAMRIDLVAASWEAEPLEHTTHITELAVALSRQGHEVALHIRRHTPDQPESEENPFGFRVVRVPAGPPSPLSGAALIAHLDGFAAFLDRAWAERAPDVVHLHSWMSGLAVSESDAPLVQSLHGFRHTERQFQRLVVRRRTDMERLVALAADRVVTAAADEAFELVRLGVPGTKVSLVPWGVDTDLFHPEGPAAPRGAGPRLVALGEVAPHSGFHTAITALAAVPDAELLIVGPIRSDAADEDPEVLRLVGHARRLRVGHRVRFTGRAGRADLPALLRSADVALCVPSREPSGVAAAQAMACGVPVVASAVGALADLVVDGSTGVLVPARAPLALGVALRGLLADPALSRAHALAGAERVRVRYSWDRVAAEVAATYRKAIRHRRFEVAAEQ
- a CDS encoding ATP-binding protein, with the translated sequence MITLGLTSEEGATVVGATGRLDLSSYAEFRDRLLKCAVDEPTAIVVHLLDGFEALGTSELSVFTTVWMRVSEWPGVPVMIVADEGLRETLRRGGIARFVPQFPTVRLALDAVVEPRTRRRHEVRLPFSTASARLARAFLRDTCSRWNLERVADDAALVVSELVENAVKHTGSAPSLRLELRPGQFAIAVYDDGPKLPELRRGTSGGRGMTVVEALSKAWGVSVSARGGKVVWAVLPLAEGASTGG
- a CDS encoding PRC-barrel domain containing protein is translated as MQPIIPFVPWDWRDNSWLSPYPTGPADATPTDATPTDERPDTGLTGYRVEATDGSIGSIDQENAKVPSDCPLVDTGPWIFGHKVVLPVGTVSHVDHEERRVHVDRTKEQVKSAPEYDPDADGDTYRQRLGDYYSESYGTTPTG
- a CDS encoding chemotaxis protein CheB, whose translation is MALEPRDLVVVGASAGGVEALRGFVAGLPADLPAAVVVVLHLPAGGTSALPAILGRSGPLPAVSARQGMALERGRIHVAPPDHHVLVRDGTLVLSHGPTENGHRPAVDALFRSAAVAGGPRVIGVVLSGALDDGTAGMVAIATRGGVTMVQDLDDALYQGMPGSVVKHVRVDQVLPAGSLGDAVRRYAGEPVETANVPAPSALLRLETRFAAQQTVEVEKMGEPSGFSCPDCAGTLLDVDAERTRFRCRVGHAWTADALLDAQAGTLERALWTALRTLEEKVSLARKMGADARNRGSGKLAERYERTEEEASHAADVLRGYLLSDAVDEQARAERPS
- a CDS encoding NADP-dependent oxidoreductase is translated as MRVITQQELGGPEVLTVVEAPVPRPVPTEVLVRVKAIGLNPLEPRLREGEFPLLGPPPFVLGWDISGVVEEALTWRFRPGDEVFGMPLFPRAANAYAEFVAAPALHLVRKPASLSHVEASALPVVGLTAWQGLVDLAGVTEGDRVLVHGGGGGVGHVAIQIAKAFGAHVITTASGSKREFVEGLGADQVIDYTAVDFAEAVRDVDVVLDTIGGDTVERSLAVLRPGGHLVTAVAEDDPVLIAKFEAAGMRFSGVAVDPDPFALRGLVDLVERGVLRVHVQEVFPFDRVADAHRLIEGGHLRGKVVLTV
- a CDS encoding anti-sigma factor antagonist (This anti-anti-sigma factor, or anti-sigma factor antagonist, belongs to a family that includes characterized members SpoIIAA, RsbV, RsfA, and RsfB.), with translation MKQLLHVDLSTRSNAVVVTVAGELDMTTAGLLAEHVEEAQRLLGTARAVVVDLTGVGFIAAAGVAVLLHAHRTCEALGVPLWVVAPAEFARRTLRICDLDSVLHVVAKSPAVTAERLRSALEGRASADHTAAVLTTGANAPGLRIDVVAAAWETEPADFRAHIADLSAALSRQGHRVVLLIRRTSGDLPDAERTRMGYDLVRVAAGPPTTLNRAALLPHLDEFAARLDRRWAEHAPDVVHLHSWTSGLAVRACEATLVQSFHGLKTVQDADSASTSKVRDLELLTALSAHHVITTSSHEVAGLVRAGVPRARMTLVPWGVDTDLFSPHGPAAPRGAVHRVVALGEVAPRSGFRAAIEALTAAPGAELLVVGPIRSALPREDPEVTSLIRHARAHGVDDRVRFTGQVSRRTLAALLRSADVALRVPWRDPGGGSALQAMACGVPLIASRVDALPDIVVEDVTGLLVPPGDAPALGQALRGLLDDPMGRDVHAITSVDRARTRYSWDRVTTEAVATYRKARTPAAPTNRHASR